From Pseudoleptotrichia goodfellowii, a single genomic window includes:
- a CDS encoding M13 family metallopeptidase: MKKLSAVSLFLLCLGVNYGVEKQKNIKNIKSNVSEIQNKNSAVPEGDAELTKDLSKNIKPQEDFYKFVNENWEKRTKIPSTKPAWGSFTELAEKNQDFLKNLVSELKNKKLAENSDEKKIITLYNSYINMNRRNKEGIAPLKNDLERINAVKNIKDFEKYTIEVTKEGGGTLYEWGVGTDLNSSKDNAVYLGSAGLGLSRDYYQKETEENKEILKEYTKYVSDMLSNLGEKNTEEKARKIVEFEKRIAKVLLTNEEENDISKKNNPRKVDELSKIVKNVNLKNYLKESGVNTDKVIISQIKYYENLDKFLNDSNIEVIKDYLKFHLISSASGLLSDKLAQRRFEFYGKYMNGQKEREKLEKRALYFIDGTLGEMIGKVYVEKNFPPEAKQNAKEMVDYIFKAFRNRMENLTWMSEATKKKALEKLAKVTVKIGYPDKWRNFDEIVLNEKDSLYKQMEDISKWEYKEELKKVGKPVDKTEWFMSANTVNAYYSPSGNEIVFPAGILQFPFYDYKKSGTGSNFGGIGAVIGHEITHGFDVSGASFDGDGNVKDWWTKEDKKKFDSVTEKLANQFSEYAVAPNVYVNGKFTLTENIADLGGVNIAYDALQLYLKDHPEKNVKVDGYTQDELFFMNFARIWRQKATEEYLKNLVKSDPHSPNYFRVNGLLINIDAFHNTFKTKKGEKLYKEPKDRIKIW, encoded by the coding sequence ATGAAAAAATTATCGGCAGTTTCATTGTTTTTACTGTGTTTAGGAGTAAATTACGGTGTTGAAAAGCAGAAAAATATTAAAAATATCAAATCAAATGTTTCGGAAATTCAAAATAAAAATTCTGCAGTTCCCGAAGGAGATGCAGAATTGACAAAAGATTTAAGTAAAAATATAAAGCCGCAGGAGGATTTTTATAAATTTGTAAATGAGAATTGGGAAAAAAGAACAAAAATTCCTTCTACAAAGCCTGCCTGGGGATCATTTACAGAATTGGCGGAAAAGAATCAGGATTTTTTAAAAAATCTGGTTTCCGAGCTGAAAAATAAAAAATTGGCTGAAAATTCCGATGAAAAAAAGATAATAACTCTCTATAATTCTTATATTAATATGAACAGAAGAAACAAAGAGGGTATAGCTCCTTTGAAAAATGATTTGGAAAGAATAAATGCTGTAAAAAATATTAAAGATTTTGAAAAATATACAATAGAAGTTACAAAAGAAGGAGGAGGAACTTTATACGAGTGGGGAGTAGGAACAGATCTTAATTCATCTAAAGATAATGCCGTTTATTTGGGATCTGCAGGATTGGGATTATCAAGAGATTATTACCAGAAAGAAACTGAGGAAAATAAAGAGATTTTAAAAGAATATACTAAATATGTGAGTGATATGCTGTCCAATTTGGGAGAGAAAAATACTGAGGAAAAGGCCCGAAAAATAGTGGAATTTGAAAAACGGATAGCAAAAGTTCTGCTCACAAATGAAGAAGAAAACGATATAAGCAAAAAAAACAATCCGAGAAAAGTTGACGAATTGTCGAAAATAGTAAAAAATGTGAACTTGAAAAACTATTTGAAAGAGTCGGGAGTAAATACCGATAAAGTTATTATTTCCCAGATAAAATACTATGAAAATCTGGATAAATTTTTAAACGACTCGAATATCGAAGTAATAAAGGATTATTTGAAGTTTCATTTGATTTCATCGGCTTCAGGGCTTTTAAGCGATAAACTTGCTCAAAGAAGATTTGAATTTTACGGAAAATATATGAACGGTCAGAAAGAAAGAGAAAAACTCGAAAAAAGAGCATTATACTTTATAGACGGAACATTGGGAGAAATGATAGGAAAAGTCTATGTGGAGAAAAACTTCCCGCCTGAAGCCAAGCAAAATGCCAAGGAAATGGTAGATTATATTTTCAAGGCTTTCCGTAACAGAATGGAAAATCTGACATGGATGAGCGAGGCTACTAAGAAAAAAGCCCTTGAAAAGTTGGCAAAAGTTACGGTTAAAATAGGTTATCCCGATAAATGGCGTAATTTTGATGAAATAGTTTTAAATGAAAAAGATTCTTTATATAAACAAATGGAAGATATTAGTAAATGGGAATATAAAGAAGAACTGAAAAAAGTCGGAAAACCTGTGGACAAAACTGAATGGTTTATGAGTGCAAATACTGTAAATGCTTATTATTCTCCTTCGGGAAATGAAATAGTATTTCCTGCGGGAATATTGCAGTTTCCTTTTTACGATTATAAAAAATCCGGAACGGGAAGTAATTTCGGAGGAATCGGAGCTGTTATAGGGCATGAGATTACCCACGGATTTGATGTATCGGGAGCTTCTTTTGACGGGGACGGCAATGTGAAAGACTGGTGGACAAAAGAAGATAAAAAGAAATTTGACAGTGTAACAGAAAAACTGGCAAATCAGTTTTCCGAATATGCTGTTGCACCTAATGTCTATGTAAACGGTAAATTTACATTAACTGAAAATATAGCGGATTTAGGAGGAGTAAATATAGCTTATGACGCTTTACAGTTATATTTGAAAGATCATCCCGAAAAAAATGTTAAAGTAGACGGATACACACAGGACGAACTATTTTTTATGAACTTTGCAAGAATATGGCGTCAAAAGGCGACTGAAGAATATTTGAAAAATCTTGTAAAATCGGATCCTCATTCACCGAATTATTTCCGTGTGAACGGACTTTTAATAAATATTGACGCTTTCCACAATACATTTAAAACAAAAAAAGGAGAAAAACTCTATAAAGAACCTAAAGACAGAATAAAAATATGGTAA
- a CDS encoding hydroxymethylglutaryl-CoA synthase encodes MNIGIDKFGLAIPEYFLDIEDLAVARNENANKFSKGLLQLEMSVAPVTQDIVTLGATAAHEFLTEEDKKKIDMIIIGTETGVDQSKSASVFIHNLLGIQPFARSVEIKEACYGATAGLDFAKNHILRNPDSYVLLIASDIAKYGIGTSGESTQGAGSCAMLIKKDPNILILNDDNVCQTRDIMDFWRPNYSPYPYVDGHFSTKQYLECLETTWEEYRKRNNKDLKDFEAFCFHLPFPKLGLKGLQSILPKDVDKDLKEKLLENLHTSIIYSRRIGNIYTGSLYLGLLSLLENSNNLKAGDNVALFSYGSGAVCEIFSGTLAENFKNHLRNDRNEDFEKRERLSVEQYEKMFFEEISPDENGNVEFKNDDSLFSLEKIEEHKRIYKYNPK; translated from the coding sequence ATGAATATCGGTATAGATAAATTCGGTTTGGCAATCCCTGAATATTTTTTGGATATTGAGGACTTGGCTGTTGCCAGAAACGAAAATGCCAATAAATTTTCCAAAGGACTTCTGCAGCTTGAAATGAGTGTTGCACCGGTTACTCAAGATATTGTAACTTTGGGAGCAACTGCGGCTCATGAATTTTTGACCGAAGAAGATAAAAAGAAAATAGATATGATTATTATAGGTACGGAAACAGGCGTGGATCAAAGTAAATCCGCCTCTGTTTTTATTCATAACCTCTTGGGAATACAGCCTTTTGCCCGTTCTGTAGAAATAAAAGAAGCATGTTACGGAGCAACTGCAGGACTTGATTTTGCTAAAAATCATATTTTGAGAAATCCCGATTCATATGTTTTACTCATTGCTTCAGATATTGCAAAATACGGTATCGGCACTTCGGGTGAGTCCACTCAGGGAGCGGGAAGTTGTGCCATGCTTATTAAAAAAGACCCGAATATACTCATTTTAAATGATGACAATGTTTGTCAAACTCGAGATATTATGGATTTCTGGCGACCGAATTATTCGCCTTATCCTTATGTTGACGGACATTTTTCCACAAAACAGTATTTGGAATGTCTTGAAACTACGTGGGAAGAATATCGTAAAAGAAATAATAAGGATTTGAAAGATTTTGAGGCTTTCTGTTTTCATCTTCCGTTTCCCAAACTCGGACTTAAAGGCTTACAGTCCATACTGCCTAAGGATGTTGATAAAGATCTGAAAGAAAAGTTACTTGAAAATCTCCATACTTCCATTATTTACAGTCGAAGAATCGGAAATATTTACACAGGCTCCCTTTATCTCGGACTGCTTTCACTCCTTGAAAACAGTAACAATCTCAAAGCAGGAGACAATGTTGCTCTGTTCAGTTACGGGAGCGGTGCCGTATGTGAGATATTCAGCGGAACTTTAGCCGAAAACTTTAAAAATCATTTACGTAACGACAGAAACGAAGATTTTGAAAAAAGGGAAAGATTATCTGTAGAACAATATGAAAAAATGTTCTTTGAAGAAATTTCTCCCGATGAAAACGGCAATGTTGAATTTAAAAATGATGACAGCCTGTTTTCTCTTGAGAAAATAGAAGAACACAAAAGAATTTATAAATATAATCCAAAATAA
- a CDS encoding hydroxymethylglutaryl-CoA reductase, degradative, with amino-acid sequence MKNNKNIWLGFHNKDRNDRINILKENDFLNEEYSEILKSNVTLPCEIAGQMSENNLGTFALPFGIAPNFLINGKEFAVPMVTEEPSVVAACSYAAKIISRSGGFTAEVINRKMTGQVVLYDVNDINTAIENIEKNKDLILKIANEAHPSIVARGGGAEDVRVEMFSEKNSENMNNTDANSDNVDDFLTVYLIADVKEAMGANIINNMLEGIKPLLEDITKGTALMGILSNYATESLVTASCEIDIKYLSNDISYAANVAKKTGLAGKYAKIDMYRASTHNKGIFNGIDAVLIATGNDWRAIEAGGHAYAVKNGRYEGLTDWTFNPETNKIKGKLTLPMPIASVGGSIGLNPTVKAAFNILGNPDAKTLSQIIVSVGLAQNFAALKALVTTGIQKGHMKLQAKSLALLAGADPEQIDTVVEKLLEARHMSLEKAKEIIKVLKEPFYSEANINRLEKSIENVESGKSALKEHELIETE; translated from the coding sequence ATGAAAAATAACAAAAATATTTGGCTCGGTTTTCATAACAAAGATAGAAACGATCGTATAAACATACTTAAAGAGAACGATTTTTTAAATGAAGAATATTCGGAAATACTTAAAAGCAATGTTACTTTGCCTTGTGAAATTGCAGGGCAAATGTCTGAAAATAATCTCGGTACTTTTGCATTGCCTTTCGGTATTGCTCCGAATTTTCTTATTAACGGAAAAGAATTTGCCGTTCCTATGGTCACTGAAGAGCCGTCGGTTGTTGCAGCGTGCAGCTATGCAGCAAAAATCATTTCAAGATCGGGAGGATTTACTGCCGAGGTTATTAACAGAAAAATGACTGGACAGGTTGTTTTATATGATGTTAATGATATAAATACAGCTATTGAAAATATTGAAAAAAATAAAGATTTAATACTGAAAATCGCTAATGAAGCTCATCCGTCTATTGTTGCCCGTGGCGGCGGAGCGGAAGATGTCAGAGTTGAAATGTTTTCGGAGAAAAACAGCGAGAATATGAACAATACAGATGCCAACTCCGATAATGTCGACGATTTTCTTACAGTTTATCTTATTGCCGATGTTAAAGAGGCTATGGGAGCGAATATTATAAACAATATGCTTGAAGGGATAAAGCCTTTACTGGAAGACATTACAAAAGGTACTGCTCTGATGGGTATTTTGTCCAACTATGCTACAGAATCCCTTGTAACTGCAAGTTGTGAGATAGATATAAAGTATTTAAGTAACGATATTTCTTATGCTGCGAATGTTGCAAAGAAAACCGGACTTGCAGGCAAATATGCAAAAATCGACATGTACCGTGCATCTACACATAATAAAGGTATATTTAACGGAATAGATGCCGTCCTAATCGCTACTGGTAATGATTGGCGTGCTATAGAAGCAGGAGGACATGCTTATGCAGTAAAAAACGGCAGATATGAAGGGCTTACTGACTGGACTTTCAATCCCGAAACTAATAAAATCAAGGGAAAACTCACACTGCCTATGCCTATCGCAAGTGTGGGCGGCTCTATCGGGCTTAATCCCACAGTAAAAGCCGCTTTTAATATCTTGGGAAATCCTGATGCGAAAACTCTGTCACAAATTATTGTTTCAGTGGGTCTTGCTCAAAATTTTGCCGCTTTAAAGGCCCTTGTTACTACGGGAATACAGAAAGGGCATATGAAACTACAGGCAAAATCATTGGCACTCCTTGCAGGTGCTGATCCCGAACAAATTGACACTGTTGTGGAAAAACTCCTCGAAGCAAGGCATATGAGCTTGGAAAAGGCAAAAGAAATTATCAAAGTATTGAAAGAGCCTTTTTACAGCGAAGCAAACATAAACAGACTGGAAAAATCTATTGAGAATGTTGAGTCAGGAAAATCAGCTTTAAAAGAGCATGAACTAATTGAAACAGAATAA
- a CDS encoding MarR family winged helix-turn-helix transcriptional regulator, translated as MGKKLVYTLTDNLTESSSKVGKDFRDKGLTVSQFSVLDVLYTKGEMRICELIKKVLSTSGNMTVVIKNMEQRGWLYRNISETDKRAFIVGLTEKGKNCLKVFYPNIELKLKKHTVLLPLKKKSS; from the coding sequence ATGGGAAAAAAACTCGTCTATACACTTACAGATAATCTTACAGAGAGTAGTAGCAAAGTTGGTAAAGATTTTAGAGATAAAGGACTGACTGTTTCACAGTTCAGTGTACTGGATGTTCTTTATACTAAAGGAGAAATGCGTATTTGCGAGTTGATAAAGAAAGTTCTTTCAACTTCAGGAAATATGACTGTTGTTATAAAAAATATGGAACAGAGGGGTTGGCTTTACAGAAATATTTCAGAAACTGATAAACGGGCATTTATAGTAGGTCTTACTGAAAAAGGAAAAAACTGTTTGAAAGTGTTTTACCCGAACATAGAGCTGAAATTGAAAAAACATACAGTATTATTACCTCTGAAGAAAAAAAGTAGTTAA
- a CDS encoding NADPH-dependent FMN reductase, giving the protein MSKKTVLLAVGSFRKNSFNQVVSDYIAEVLKEEGANVEFLDYRNVPLLEQDTEFPTPKEVISVKDQMRKADALWVVSPEYNGSYPAVVKNLLDWLSRPEKLLDYTTPTVIAGKPATISGIAGSTGAKFVRENLSTLLGYIRMNPMPGTGVGLSVPTEAWQTGVLTLSDEQKNALKKQVKEFLEYIK; this is encoded by the coding sequence ATGTCTAAAAAAACAGTATTATTAGCAGTCGGCTCTTTCAGAAAAAACTCCTTTAATCAGGTAGTTTCCGACTATATTGCAGAAGTATTAAAAGAAGAAGGAGCAAATGTCGAATTTCTGGATTACAGAAATGTTCCTTTATTGGAACAGGATACAGAATTTCCTACTCCGAAAGAAGTAATCTCGGTAAAAGATCAAATGAGAAAAGCAGATGCTTTATGGGTTGTTTCTCCCGAATATAACGGATCTTATCCGGCAGTCGTAAAAAATTTACTTGATTGGTTATCCCGTCCGGAAAAACTTCTTGATTACACGACACCTACTGTTATTGCAGGAAAACCTGCAACTATCAGCGGAATTGCAGGATCTACAGGAGCTAAATTTGTCAGAGAAAATCTTTCAACATTATTAGGTTATATCCGTATGAATCCTATGCCGGGAACAGGAGTGGGATTAAGCGTACCTACTGAAGCATGGCAAACAGGAGTTTTGACTCTTAGTGATGAACAGAAAAACGCTTTAAAAAAACAGGTCAAAGAATTTCTTGAATACATAAAATAA
- a CDS encoding peptidase E, which produces MKKMFLVSSFKDVAAILPNFEKNLKGKTVTFIPTASIPEKVKFYVNAGKKALEKLGMTVDTLEISALEITEISKRIKENDFIYVTGGNTFFLLSELKRTGADKVIIEEINNGKLYIGESAGAMITSKNIEYVKLMDNAEKAPNLKNFDALGLIEFYIVPHYKNFPFQKISQKIIDTYSDDLELQPISNNEAVLVEDDKINIEKADQKKI; this is translated from the coding sequence ATGAAAAAAATGTTTTTAGTATCGTCTTTTAAAGATGTAGCAGCTATTTTACCGAATTTTGAAAAAAATCTTAAAGGAAAAACGGTAACCTTCATACCGACTGCAAGTATTCCCGAAAAGGTAAAATTTTATGTAAATGCAGGGAAAAAAGCACTTGAAAAATTGGGAATGACAGTAGATACACTTGAAATATCTGCGTTAGAAATAACCGAGATAAGTAAAAGAATAAAAGAAAATGATTTTATTTATGTAACAGGAGGAAATACTTTTTTTCTCTTATCCGAGTTAAAAAGAACAGGAGCGGATAAGGTTATTATTGAAGAAATAAATAACGGAAAGCTATATATAGGAGAATCGGCAGGAGCTATGATTACGTCAAAGAATATAGAATATGTAAAATTAATGGATAATGCTGAGAAAGCACCGAATTTAAAAAATTTTGATGCGTTAGGATTAATAGAATTTTACATAGTACCTCATTATAAAAATTTTCCTTTTCAAAAAATATCCCAGAAAATAATAGATACTTATTCCGATGATTTGGAGTTACAGCCTATCAGCAATAATGAAGCTGTACTGGTCGAAGACGATAAAATAAATATTGAAAAAGCAGATCAAAAAAAGATTTGA
- a CDS encoding helix-turn-helix transcriptional regulator: MNKSERINDMMIFLNDKNSFNLTDLINKYSISKSTALRDIETLERIGMPLYSVKGRNGCYKILNNRLLSPIVFNIEEVFALYFSMLTLGAYETTPFHLSVEKLKKKFENCLPSKKIEMLHKAEKVFSLASIQHNNQCPFLKEILQYASEEKVSEIIYKEYKYYVQFFNISSAYGQWYGTGYNFEKNKIQVFRCDKISEIKESNKYQSKSLSEFLKSSDLLYKNENAVDFEIEITEKGVDLFFKEHYPSMKLHSENNKQYIRGFYNPDETGFISNYFINFGENILAIKPLSLKKLIIDKLNSRLKYCLKL; this comes from the coding sequence ATGAATAAATCCGAAAGAATAAATGACATGATGATATTTTTGAATGATAAAAATTCATTTAATTTAACAGATCTTATAAATAAATACAGCATATCAAAAAGTACGGCCCTCAGAGATATAGAGACTTTGGAAAGAATAGGTATGCCTTTATATTCCGTAAAAGGCAGAAACGGGTGTTACAAAATACTTAACAACAGGCTTCTTTCTCCTATTGTATTTAATATTGAGGAAGTATTTGCTTTGTATTTTTCTATGCTCACATTAGGGGCATACGAAACTACTCCCTTTCATTTAAGTGTGGAAAAGCTGAAAAAGAAATTTGAAAATTGTTTGCCTTCAAAAAAAATCGAAATGCTTCATAAAGCAGAAAAAGTATTTAGTCTTGCTTCAATTCAGCATAATAATCAATGTCCGTTTTTAAAAGAAATTTTACAATATGCTTCGGAAGAAAAAGTTTCTGAAATAATATATAAAGAGTATAAATATTATGTTCAGTTTTTCAATATTTCTTCTGCCTACGGTCAATGGTACGGAACAGGATATAATTTTGAAAAAAACAAAATACAGGTATTTCGTTGTGATAAGATCTCTGAAATCAAGGAAAGCAATAAATATCAGTCAAAATCTTTGTCGGAGTTTTTAAAATCTTCTGATTTATTGTATAAAAATGAAAATGCCGTTGATTTTGAAATTGAAATAACCGAAAAAGGTGTCGATTTATTTTTCAAAGAACATTATCCCTCTATGAAACTTCATTCGGAAAATAACAAACAATATATTCGAGGATTTTATAATCCCGATGAAACGGGTTTTATTTCAAATTATTTTATAAATTTTGGAGAAAATATCCTGGCTATAAAACCTTTATCTCTGAAAAAATTAATTATCGATAAACTGAACTCTCGTTTAAAATACTGCTTAAAACTTTGA
- the groL gene encoding chaperonin GroEL (60 kDa chaperone family; promotes refolding of misfolded polypeptides especially under stressful conditions; forms two stacked rings of heptamers to form a barrel-shaped 14mer; ends can be capped by GroES; misfolded proteins enter the barrel where they are refolded when GroES binds), protein MAKVIKFNEDARKSLEVGVDTLADAVKVTLGPKGRNVILDKGYGIPTITNDGVTIAKEIELKDPFENLGAQIVKEVATKSNDVAGDGTTTATVLAQALIKEGLKMVASGANPVFIRKGMEKASKKVIEELVKRAKKIESNDEIAQVGAISASDEEIGKLIAQAMEKVGESGVITVEEAKSLDTTLEVVEGMQFDNGYLSPYMVSDSERMVVELDNPFILITDKKISSMKELLPILEKTVETGRPMLIVAEDVEGEALATLVVNKLRGTLNIAAVKAPAFGDRRKAMLEDIAILTGGEVISEEKGVKLENADTNFLGQAKKVRVTKDNTVIVDGMGQSKDIQARVAQIKNTIETTTSDYDREKLQERLAKLSGGVAVIKVGAATETEMKERKLRIEDALNATKAAVEEGIVPGGGTILVQIAKAIEDYKLEGEEGLGVEIVKRALYSPMKQIVINAGLDAGVVVEKVKNSEAGIGFDAAKEEYVDMVKAGIIDPAKVTRSAIQNAISVSSVLLTTEVAVANEKEDTPMGGGMPGGMGMPGMM, encoded by the coding sequence ATGGCAAAAGTAATTAAATTTAACGAAGATGCAAGAAAATCACTTGAAGTGGGAGTAGATACATTGGCCGATGCGGTAAAAGTAACATTAGGGCCTAAAGGAAGAAACGTAATTCTTGATAAAGGATACGGGATTCCTACAATTACCAATGACGGAGTTACGATAGCAAAAGAAATCGAATTGAAAGATCCTTTTGAAAATCTTGGAGCTCAAATTGTAAAAGAAGTTGCGACAAAATCCAACGATGTAGCAGGAGACGGGACAACTACAGCAACAGTATTGGCACAGGCATTAATAAAAGAAGGACTTAAAATGGTTGCTTCAGGAGCAAATCCTGTATTTATAAGAAAAGGAATGGAAAAAGCTTCTAAAAAAGTAATAGAAGAATTGGTAAAAAGAGCTAAAAAAATCGAATCAAACGATGAAATAGCACAAGTAGGAGCAATATCGGCTTCAGATGAAGAAATAGGAAAATTAATAGCTCAGGCTATGGAAAAAGTAGGAGAATCAGGAGTAATTACAGTTGAAGAAGCTAAATCTCTTGATACTACATTGGAAGTTGTAGAAGGAATGCAATTTGACAACGGGTATTTGTCGCCTTACATGGTTTCCGACTCTGAAAGAATGGTTGTAGAACTTGACAATCCGTTCATATTGATTACGGATAAAAAAATATCGAGCATGAAAGAATTATTGCCGATATTGGAAAAAACTGTAGAAACAGGAAGACCTATGTTAATAGTTGCAGAAGATGTTGAAGGAGAAGCACTTGCAACATTGGTAGTAAACAAATTAAGAGGAACATTGAATATTGCAGCAGTAAAAGCACCTGCTTTTGGAGACAGAAGAAAAGCTATGCTTGAAGATATTGCAATATTAACAGGTGGAGAAGTAATTTCTGAAGAAAAAGGAGTTAAATTGGAAAATGCCGATACAAACTTCCTTGGACAGGCTAAAAAAGTAAGAGTTACAAAAGACAATACAGTAATCGTAGACGGTATGGGTCAGTCTAAAGATATTCAGGCGAGAGTAGCTCAAATAAAAAATACTATTGAAACTACAACTTCGGACTATGACAGAGAAAAATTACAGGAAAGACTTGCAAAATTATCAGGTGGAGTGGCAGTTATAAAAGTAGGGGCTGCTACTGAAACTGAAATGAAAGAAAGAAAATTGAGAATAGAAGATGCATTGAATGCTACAAAAGCTGCTGTTGAAGAAGGAATAGTTCCCGGAGGAGGAACAATACTTGTTCAAATAGCAAAAGCTATAGAAGACTATAAATTGGAAGGTGAAGAAGGTTTAGGAGTGGAAATCGTTAAAAGAGCTTTATATTCACCTATGAAACAGATAGTTATAAATGCCGGACTTGATGCAGGAGTAGTTGTGGAAAAAGTTAAAAATTCCGAAGCAGGAATAGGATTTGATGCGGCAAAAGAAGAATATGTGGATATGGTTAAAGCGGGAATTATAGATCCTGCAAAAGTAACAAGATCTGCTATTCAAAATGCAATATCGGTGTCATCTGTATTGTTGACAACTGAAGTTGCCGTTGCGAACGAAAAAGAAGACACACCGATGGGTGGAGGAATGCCGGGCGGAATGGGAATGCCTGGGATGATGTAA
- a CDS encoding co-chaperone GroES → MKIKPLGKRVLVKQVEQEEVTKSGIVLPGTASKEKPITGEVLAVGKDVEDVKAGDKVIYEKYSGTEVKDGEDTYLILDIDNVLGTVE, encoded by the coding sequence ATGAAAATAAAACCTTTAGGAAAAAGAGTTTTAGTAAAACAGGTTGAACAGGAAGAAGTTACAAAAAGCGGGATAGTATTGCCGGGAACGGCTTCTAAAGAAAAACCTATTACAGGAGAAGTTTTGGCAGTAGGTAAAGATGTAGAAGATGTTAAAGCAGGAGATAAAGTAATTTACGAAAAATATTCCGGAACGGAAGTAAAAGACGGAGAAGATACTTATTTAATATTGGATATAGATAACGTATTGGGAACAGTTGAATAG